Proteins encoded by one window of Enterococcus faecalis:
- a CDS encoding IS3-like element ISLla3 family transposase (programmed frameshift): MVKYSIELKQRVIQDYLSGKGGSTYLAKLHNVGSSSQVRRWIRNYRAEGLPTAHSKVNKNYSMELKENAVQCYLTTDLTYEAVARKFEITNFTLLASWVNHFKIYGEVPISKKRGRRKKLESIASSMTQNPNDSQRIKELEQELRYAQIEVAYFKRTSEIGEKCSNEQKSRLIYSLRKTFKIKEILKVTGFPKATYYYWVNCFERVNKDELIEKEMLKIRQEHANAGYRPMSELLKQRGYHVNHKKVQRLMKKLGLRVTSYWHKSRKYNSYKGKVGTVAKNKLHRRFRTSIPHQKITTDTTEFKYYEDGIQKKCYLNPYIDLFNSEVISYHISKQPSYQSIDIALNQALAVTSDCPYRRTFHSDQGWGYQMRDYVSKLKSHRIFQSMSRKGNCHDNSVMENFFGLLKQEIYYGHIFSSFEELEQVIVIWIRYYNTKRIKQKLNWMSPIQFRLNYQNN, encoded by the exons ATGGTCAAATATTCCATAGAATTAAAACAACGCGTTATTCAAGATTATTTATCTGGCAAGGGAGGCTCTACCTATCTTGCTAAACTGCACAACGTAGGTTCATCTAGTCAGGTTAGACGCTGGATTCGCAATTATCGAGCAGAGGGACTTCCTACAGCTCACTCCAAAGTCAATAAAAATTATTCTATGGAGTTGAAAGAAAATGCGGTACAATGTTATTTAACAACTGATTTAACGTATGAAGCTGTGGCAAGAAAATTCGAAATTACTAATTTTACCTTACTTGCAAGCTGGGTTAATCATTTCAAAATTTATGGAGAAGTCCCAATAAGCAAAAAGAGAGGACGGCGTAAAAAACTAGAAAGCATTGCATCGTCTATGACTCAGAACCCAAATGATTCTCAACGAATTAAAGAACTTGAACAAGAATTACGTTATGCGCAAATTGAGGTAGCTTATT TTAAAAGGACTTCGGAGATTGGAGAAAAATGCTCTAATGAACAAAAATCAAGACTCATCTACAGTCTCCGTAAAACCTTCAAAATCAAAGAAATCTTGAAAGTTACAGGATTCCCTAAAGCCACTTATTATTATTGGGTTAACTGTTTTGAACGGGTAAACAAAGATGAGCTTATCGAAAAAGAAATGCTTAAAATACGTCAAGAACATGCCAATGCAGGTTATCGTCCAATGAGTGAATTACTTAAGCAACGTGGCTATCACGTCAACCACAAGAAGGTACAGCGCTTAATGAAGAAGCTAGGGCTTCGTGTGACGTCTTATTGGCACAAATCACGTAAATATAATTCATATAAAGGAAAAGTAGGGACGGTAGCTAAAAATAAATTACACAGACGATTCAGAACTTCCATTCCTCATCAAAAAATCACAACAGATACGACAGAATTCAAATATTATGAAGATGGAATTCAGAAAAAGTGTTATCTCAATCCTTACATTGATTTATTTAATAGCGAGGTGATTAGTTATCATATCTCTAAACAACCCTCTTATCAATCAATTGATATTGCTCTAAATCAAGCCTTAGCTGTGACATCTGATTGTCCTTATCGACGTACTTTCCACTCAGATCAAGGATGGGGATACCAAATGAGAGACTATGTTTCTAAATTAAAATCTCATAGAATTTTTCAGTCTATGAGCCGTAAAGGAAACTGTCATGATAATTCAGTTATGGAGAATTTCTTTGGGCTACTTAAACAAGAAATTTACTACGGACATATCTTCTCGTCTTTCGAAGAACTTGAACAGGTTATTGTAATCTGGATTAGGTACTATAATACAAAACGAATCAAACAAAAATTGAACTGGATGAGTCCAATTCAATTTCGCTTGAATTACCAAAACAATTAA
- a CDS encoding FAD-dependent oxidoreductase encodes MKKIDVKNIVVGFGKGGKTLAKFLAGKGESVVVIEQSPRMYGGTCINIGCIPSKFLIVNGEKGLKFTEAAEKKAMLTGNLNLKNYHMIADEATAEVIDGKAKFVSDHEIEVMDAEGEVIAQLIGERIFINTGATPVLPPIPGLVDSRNVVTSTELMDLKQLPEHLTIIGSGYIGLEFASMFASYGSKVTVLDIFDNFLPRDDEDISKLVRSDLESRGIIFKLGVKIVAITDNSVEIINKEGKKVSILSDKILVATGRKPNTAGLGLENTNIQLGQRGEIVVNDKLETTVQNVWALGDVHGGLQFTYTSLDDFRIVSNNLYGDGKRSLSDRKNVPTSVFITPALSKVGLNEKDAKAAGIDYRLFKLAATAIPKSAVLNQSKGLLKALVDPETDKILGITIYAEESYETINLISLAIEVGLPYTLLRDKIYTHPTMTEALNDLFAAKNEIK; translated from the coding sequence ATGAAAAAAATAGACGTAAAAAATATCGTTGTTGGTTTTGGTAAAGGTGGAAAGACCTTGGCCAAATTCCTTGCTGGAAAAGGAGAAAGTGTCGTCGTTATTGAACAATCACCTCGAATGTATGGTGGGACTTGTATCAACATCGGCTGTATTCCATCAAAATTTTTGATTGTCAACGGTGAAAAAGGTTTGAAATTCACAGAAGCTGCAGAAAAAAAAGCGATGCTTACAGGTAATTTGAATCTAAAAAATTATCACATGATTGCAGATGAAGCAACAGCTGAAGTTATTGATGGCAAAGCAAAATTTGTCTCTGATCACGAAATCGAAGTGATGGATGCTGAGGGTGAAGTCATTGCACAACTAATTGGCGAACGTATCTTTATCAATACTGGCGCGACACCTGTCTTGCCACCAATTCCCGGACTTGTGGACAGTAGAAATGTTGTGACTTCAACTGAATTAATGGATTTGAAGCAGCTTCCTGAACATTTGACGATTATTGGTTCTGGTTATATTGGTCTTGAATTTGCTTCAATGTTTGCAAGTTACGGATCAAAAGTAACAGTTCTTGATATTTTCGATAACTTCCTTCCTCGTGATGATGAAGATATTTCGAAGTTGGTTCGTTCCGACCTTGAATCTAGGGGGATTATCTTTAAGCTTGGCGTGAAGATTGTTGCTATTACTGACAATAGCGTTGAAATAATAAATAAAGAAGGCAAAAAAGTTTCAATCTTATCAGATAAAATTTTGGTTGCAACAGGTCGCAAACCCAATACTGCTGGACTTGGACTTGAAAACACTAATATTCAACTTGGTCAACGTGGAGAAATTGTGGTCAACGATAAACTTGAAACCACTGTTCAAAATGTATGGGCACTTGGGGATGTGCATGGCGGTTTACAATTTACTTACACTTCCCTTGATGATTTCCGTATTGTAAGTAATAACCTTTATGGAGATGGTAAGCGGAGTCTGTCTGACCGCAAAAATGTACCAACCTCTGTTTTTATCACACCTGCCTTGTCTAAAGTTGGCCTTAATGAAAAAGATGCTAAAGCAGCGGGCATCGATTACCGTCTCTTCAAACTTGCTGCGACAGCCATTCCAAAATCAGCTGTCTTGAATCAGTCTAAAGGCTTACTCAAAGCTTTGGTTGATCCAGAGACAGACAAAATTCTTGGTATTACAATTTACGCAGAAGAATCTTATGAAACAATTAATCTCATAAGTCTTGCGATTGAAGTAGGCTTGCCTTACACATTATTGCGTGACAAAATTTACACTCATCCAACCATGACTGAAGCATTAAATGATTTGTTTGCCGCTAAAAATGAAATAAAATAA
- a CDS encoding cysteine hydrolase, which yields MFNNKNTAFVVTDPQVEFLKPKGAGYGLTKDILRKYHTTENLTELFKHAKAKGYKIFISPHYFYDHDQNWKFGGQGEQMMLNNKMFHREHQYQETVKGSGADFVEELKPYLDENTIITSPHKIFGPESNDLALQLRKNGIDTVILAGMNANLCVDSHLRELVESGFHVHVAADATGAPGQEAYDAAITNFGFVADRTMSTAKVLEEL from the coding sequence ATGTTCAATAACAAAAATACAGCATTCGTCGTTACAGACCCACAAGTCGAATTCCTCAAACCAAAAGGTGCAGGCTATGGTCTAACAAAAGATATCCTCAGAAAATATCATACCACTGAGAATCTTACAGAACTCTTCAAACATGCTAAAGCAAAAGGCTATAAAATCTTTATTTCACCACATTACTTTTACGACCATGATCAAAACTGGAAATTTGGTGGTCAAGGCGAACAAATGATGTTGAATAATAAAATGTTCCATCGTGAACACCAGTATCAAGAAACAGTGAAAGGTTCAGGAGCAGACTTCGTGGAGGAACTCAAACCTTACTTGGATGAAAATACTATCATCACAAGCCCCCACAAAATCTTCGGTCCCGAATCAAATGACTTGGCGCTTCAACTCCGTAAAAACGGCATTGATACTGTTATCTTGGCTGGAATGAACGCAAATCTCTGTGTGGATTCACACTTGCGTGAACTTGTAGAATCAGGTTTTCACGTTCACGTTGCAGCTGACGCAACAGGAGCACCTGGTCAAGAAGCCTATGATGCAGCAATAACAAATTTTGGATTTGTTGCAGATCGCACCATGAGTACAGCAAAAGTTCTTGAAGAGCTTTGA
- a CDS encoding TetR/AcrR family transcriptional regulator — MEVYNLRNTKEKILTATEQLIYKKGYTGTSINDILDETATGKGQFYYYFDSKKEASLAVIDNHVKIWQKHLLNGILSRDESPLANLKEMLDWIYSDHAQKKIYYGCPVGNLVIELSALDEDFRKPLEQLFSDLQKKIAENLSALTGLLVKQNLPAAHAIIAQIQGSLLLLKVTQDLNVLESNFDLLKTSFEKVGEK; from the coding sequence ATGGAGGTGTACAACTTGAGAAATACGAAAGAAAAGATATTGACGGCTACAGAACAGCTTATATATAAAAAAGGTTATACAGGGACTTCTATTAATGATATTTTAGATGAAACTGCGACAGGCAAAGGGCAATTCTATTATTACTTTGATTCAAAAAAAGAAGCTAGCCTAGCAGTCATCGATAATCATGTTAAAATTTGGCAAAAACATTTGCTAAATGGGATCCTATCGAGAGATGAAAGTCCACTGGCAAACTTGAAAGAGATGCTGGATTGGATTTACAGTGATCATGCGCAAAAAAAAATATACTACGGCTGTCCTGTAGGTAATCTCGTTATTGAGCTTTCCGCCCTAGATGAGGATTTTAGAAAACCTCTTGAACAACTATTTTCAGATTTACAAAAAAAAATTGCGGAAAATCTATCAGCTTTAACAGGACTGCTGGTGAAACAAAATCTTCCTGCAGCACATGCAATTATTGCTCAAATTCAAGGAAGTCTTCTACTCTTGAAAGTGACTCAAGATTTAAATGTTCTGGAATCAAATTTTGATTTATTAAAAACTAGTTTTGAAAAAGTGGGAGAAAAATAA
- a CDS encoding DUF3102 domain-containing protein yields MGRRLNHVKENDLAHGDFINWLKKINIERTEAHRFMKVAKELPNVDNWQHLSNRALYTCPIVGQQSNMITLSDNRSRLPICERTQI; encoded by the coding sequence ATTGGTCGCAGGTTAAATCATGTTAAAGAAAATGATTTGGCACATGGTGATTTTATAAATTGGCTCAAAAAAATAAATATTGAAAGAACCGAAGCCCATAGATTTATGAAAGTTGCTAAGGAGCTTCCAAATGTTGACAATTGGCAACATTTAAGTAATAGAGCGCTATATACTTGTCCAATCGTTGGACAACAGTCAAATATGATAACGTTGTCAGATAATAGAAGTCGACTTCCAATTTGTGAACGTACACAAATTTAG
- a CDS encoding alpha/beta fold hydrolase: MAIHEVEFKSFNEIETVKGWIYTPIREPIGVVQIVHGYGEHSRRYLHMILTLNEAGFVVAADDHVGHGKTAYDSDNWSNWGDKGYMTMAEDEQKLRELIKEDYGDLPYFMFGHSMGSMIARLYATKYGEELDGLILCGTSEIFPEMENIVSELKAEIDAGNGEQVDPDYQNRMFEWMTERIENPNTPNDWISKDPDIVADHANDPFNNFTPVPNIQSLYQFAQMIQQILGTEWSEKVPTDIPIYNIAGDEDPVGRYGEGVYAVSNWLLETGHQVKTKLYSGYRHEIHNHREIRDEVVAGIIDFITEHARVKAN; this comes from the coding sequence ATGGCAATTCATGAAGTTGAATTTAAGTCGTTTAATGAGATCGAGACGGTAAAGGGATGGATTTATACTCCCATTCGCGAACCTATAGGGGTCGTTCAAATCGTTCATGGGTATGGTGAACATTCACGCCGATATCTCCATATGATTTTGACGTTGAATGAGGCCGGTTTTGTCGTGGCCGCCGATGACCATGTCGGACATGGAAAGACCGCTTATGATTCCGACAACTGGTCGAATTGGGGAGACAAAGGCTATATGACAATGGCCGAAGATGAACAAAAACTGCGCGAACTAATCAAGGAAGACTACGGTGACCTGCCCTATTTCATGTTTGGCCACAGCATGGGCTCTATGATTGCCCGACTATATGCGACGAAATATGGCGAAGAGCTGGACGGTTTAATCTTGTGCGGGACTTCAGAAATTTTCCCTGAGATGGAAAATATTGTCTCTGAATTAAAGGCTGAAATCGATGCAGGAAACGGCGAACAAGTGGACCCAGACTATCAAAATCGAATGTTTGAATGGATGACGGAGCGAATTGAAAATCCAAACACGCCAAACGACTGGATCAGTAAAGATCCGGACATTGTGGCGGACCACGCCAATGATCCGTTCAACAACTTCACCCCCGTCCCTAATATTCAATCACTTTATCAGTTTGCTCAAATGATTCAACAAATCCTGGGGACGGAATGGTCCGAGAAAGTCCCTACTGATATACCTATCTACAATATCGCCGGTGATGAAGATCCGGTCGGAAGATATGGCGAAGGCGTCTATGCGGTTTCTAATTGGCTGCTGGAAACGGGCCATCAAGTGAAAACAAAACTGTATTCAGGCTACCGCCATGAAATTCACAACCACCGCGAGATTCGCGATGAAGTCGTCGCAGGCATTATCGACTTTATAACGGAGCACGCCAGAGTAAAAGCTAATTAA
- a CDS encoding IS256-like element ISLgar5 family transposase, which yields MNDFTTEILKTLANKGDLNELFRVHLEKAVNTLLKTELTAFLDYEKYDRIGFNTGNSRNGSYDRTVKTEYGELHPQIPRDRNGEFKQQTVPAYRRTNDTLEETIIHLFRKGITMSEIADLIEKMYGHHYTPQTMSNITKSFTEEVTAFKGWELHDRYAAIYMDATYIPLKRKTVAKEAIHIAVGIRPDGSKEVLSYAIAPTESITIWEEILLDLQERGLKNVLLFITDGLKGMVGAISRFYPKARFQHCCVHVSRNISHKVRVDDCKEVCDDFKMVYQASSKEVALEARGAFAEKWKTSYPKVVESILSNDHLLTFYDFPLAIRKSIYSTNLIESFNKQIKKYSHRKEQFQNEESMERFLVSSFDTYNQKFLGRSHKGFQQAEGELEQMLSQLIVSNSPSVNSSTLFDREPRIWQLPYS from the coding sequence ATGAACGATTTTACTACAGAAATTCTAAAGACTCTAGCGAACAAAGGCGATTTGAATGAATTATTCCGTGTCCATTTGGAGAAAGCAGTCAATACGCTTCTCAAAACGGAGTTAACGGCCTTCCTAGATTATGAAAAGTATGATCGCATTGGTTTTAACACGGGTAATTCTCGTAACGGCTCCTATGACCGTACGGTCAAGACCGAGTATGGGGAACTTCATCCCCAGATTCCGCGCGACCGCAATGGTGAGTTCAAGCAACAGACTGTTCCTGCTTATAGACGGACGAATGACACGTTAGAGGAGACCATCATTCACCTCTTCCGAAAAGGTATTACCATGTCGGAAATCGCAGACTTGATTGAGAAAATGTATGGGCATCACTACACGCCCCAAACCATGTCCAATATAACAAAATCATTTACAGAAGAGGTAACGGCGTTTAAAGGGTGGGAGCTTCATGACCGTTATGCTGCTATTTATATGGACGCAACGTATATTCCGTTAAAGCGGAAAACCGTCGCCAAGGAAGCGATTCATATCGCAGTTGGCATTCGCCCGGACGGATCAAAGGAAGTATTGAGCTATGCGATTGCACCGACTGAATCCATCACGATTTGGGAGGAAATTTTATTGGACCTTCAAGAGCGCGGTTTGAAAAATGTCCTCCTGTTCATCACGGATGGCTTAAAGGGGATGGTAGGAGCGATTAGTCGGTTCTATCCCAAAGCTCGTTTTCAACATTGTTGTGTACACGTTTCCCGTAATATCAGTCACAAAGTGCGTGTCGATGATTGTAAGGAAGTCTGTGATGATTTTAAAATGGTGTATCAAGCCTCATCTAAAGAGGTGGCGTTGGAAGCACGTGGTGCTTTTGCGGAAAAATGGAAAACCAGCTATCCAAAAGTGGTTGAATCGATTCTTTCGAACGATCACTTGCTCACTTTCTATGATTTCCCCTTGGCCATACGCAAGAGTATTTATTCTACGAACTTGATTGAATCCTTTAATAAGCAAATCAAGAAATACAGCCACCGCAAGGAACAGTTCCAAAACGAAGAGTCGATGGAACGTTTCTTAGTCTCGTCTTTTGATACTTACAACCAAAAATTCCTAGGTCGCAGTCATAAAGGCTTTCAACAGGCCGAAGGCGAACTTGAACAAATGCTAAGCCAACTGATTGTTTCTAATTCTCCATCGGTTAACTCATCAACACTATTTGACAGAGAGCCAAGAATATGGCAGCTGCCATATTCTTGA
- a CDS encoding helix-turn-helix transcriptional regulator, protein MSLKAARANAGFTSKEAAKTADVHFQTLSKYEKDSSDIPFSLLNELSNLYQVPINNIFLGEEYDLIRIINNKRNEVMN, encoded by the coding sequence ATGTCGTTAAAGGCAGCGCGCGCTAATGCTGGATTCACTAGCAAAGAAGCCGCTAAAACTGCTGATGTGCATTTTCAAACGTTGTCCAAATATGAAAAAGATAGTTCTGATATTCCATTTTCTCTTTTAAATGAGCTGTCTAATCTGTATCAAGTTCCTATTAACAATATTTTTTTGGGCGAAGAGTACGATTTAATCCGTATCATAAATAATAAAAGAAATGAGGTAATGAATTGA
- the clpL gene encoding ATP-dependent protease ClpL has product MANFYGNDPFFNNDMDDVFNQLFRRMDNQNSERARYLVNGQSLTPDEFAQYRATGKLPQNNKTIEVSKDGKQAVKKGGILEKLGTNLTEQARDGLLDPVIGRENEIQETAEILSRRTKNNAILVGDAGVGKTAVVEGLAQAIVAGKVPETIQDKEIYSIDLSSLEAGTQYRGSFEENIKQLVEEVKAAGNIILFFDEIHQILGTGATGGEDGGKGLADIIKPALSRGELSVIGATTQDEYRNTILKNAALARRFNDVVINEPTAADTLRILQGVKELYEKHHHVVLPDDVLKAAVDYSIQYIPQRTLPDKAIDLIDMTAAHLAAKNSQTDVETLDQRLKKLEAAKEAAIKAEDFTKAADIKKSIEETKKKIKETDQKEKITATIDDVAQSVERLTGIPVSDMGANDIERLKNLDKRLKSKVIGQDEAVEMVAKAIRRNRAGFSEGNQPIGSFLFVGPTGVGKTELAKQLALDMFGNENAIIRLDMSEYADRTAVSKLIGTSAGYVGYEDNANTLTERVRRNPYSIVLLDEIEKADPQVLTLLLQVMDDGRLTDGQGNVINFKNTIIIATSNAGFGNEALSGDKQRDQSLMDKLAPFFRPEFLNRFNGIVEFSHLTKQDLSQIVELMLADVQKTLAKKSIKLEVTKAAKDWLMEQGYDEAMGARPLRRVIEQQIRDKVTDFYLDHLDVKNLKADLVDDEIVISAA; this is encoded by the coding sequence ATGGCAAATTTCTACGGAAATGATCCTTTTTTTAACAATGATATGGATGATGTTTTCAATCAATTATTTCGGCGCATGGATAATCAAAATTCGGAGCGTGCACGGTATTTGGTTAATGGACAATCGTTGACACCAGATGAGTTTGCTCAATACCGAGCAACTGGTAAGCTACCCCAAAATAATAAAACAATAGAAGTATCTAAAGATGGTAAACAGGCTGTTAAAAAAGGAGGGATTTTAGAAAAGTTAGGGACTAATTTGACGGAACAGGCTCGTGATGGCTTACTAGATCCAGTGATTGGACGTGAGAATGAGATTCAAGAAACTGCAGAAATTTTGAGTCGTAGAACGAAAAATAATGCAATCTTAGTTGGTGATGCCGGTGTAGGTAAAACTGCAGTCGTCGAAGGTCTGGCTCAAGCAATTGTGGCTGGTAAAGTTCCAGAAACGATTCAAGATAAAGAAATCTATTCGATTGATTTATCGTCTTTGGAAGCGGGAACTCAATATCGCGGTTCTTTTGAAGAAAATATTAAACAGCTGGTAGAGGAAGTTAAAGCAGCTGGTAATATTATTCTATTCTTCGATGAAATTCATCAGATTCTCGGCACAGGTGCCACTGGTGGTGAAGATGGTGGCAAAGGATTGGCTGATATCATTAAACCTGCTTTGTCACGTGGCGAGCTGAGTGTAATCGGGGCTACGACTCAAGATGAATATCGCAATACTATTTTGAAAAATGCGGCTTTGGCACGGCGATTCAATGATGTTGTGATTAATGAACCGACGGCCGCTGACACTTTACGTATATTACAAGGTGTTAAAGAGCTGTACGAAAAACATCATCATGTTGTATTACCAGATGATGTTTTGAAGGCGGCTGTGGATTATTCAATCCAATATATACCACAACGCACTTTGCCAGATAAAGCTATCGATTTGATCGACATGACTGCGGCTCATTTAGCGGCTAAAAATTCGCAAACTGATGTTGAGACATTGGATCAACGCCTTAAAAAATTAGAGGCAGCTAAGGAGGCCGCCATTAAAGCGGAGGACTTTACAAAAGCCGCTGATATCAAGAAGTCGATCGAGGAAACCAAGAAAAAAATTAAAGAAACGGATCAAAAAGAAAAAATCACTGCCACGATTGATGATGTGGCACAATCGGTTGAACGTTTAACTGGTATACCAGTTTCTGATATGGGCGCTAATGATATTGAGCGCTTGAAAAATCTTGATAAGCGTCTGAAAAGTAAGGTAATCGGTCAAGATGAAGCGGTTGAAATGGTAGCAAAAGCAATTCGGCGTAACCGTGCGGGCTTTTCAGAGGGTAATCAGCCGATTGGAAGTTTTCTGTTTGTGGGCCCAACTGGCGTAGGAAAGACTGAATTAGCTAAGCAATTAGCCTTAGATATGTTTGGAAATGAAAATGCGATTATTCGGCTAGATATGAGTGAATATGCTGATCGTACAGCTGTGTCGAAATTAATTGGGACCTCGGCTGGATACGTAGGCTATGAAGATAATGCTAATACTCTAACTGAACGGGTTCGGCGTAATCCATATTCCATTGTATTATTAGATGAAATTGAAAAGGCTGATCCACAAGTATTAACGTTACTGTTACAAGTGATGGATGATGGGCGCTTAACGGATGGACAAGGCAATGTCATTAATTTCAAAAATACGATTATTATTGCTACTTCTAATGCTGGCTTTGGTAATGAAGCATTAAGTGGTGACAAGCAACGAGATCAGTCATTAATGGATAAGTTAGCACCATTTTTCCGCCCAGAATTTCTGAACCGTTTTAATGGAATCGTGGAATTTTCACATCTGACTAAGCAAGACTTAAGTCAAATTGTTGAGTTGATGTTGGCGGATGTACAAAAAACTTTAGCCAAAAAATCCATCAAACTTGAGGTAACTAAAGCGGCCAAAGATTGGCTGATGGAACAAGGCTATGATGAAGCAATGGGTGCGCGGCCATTACGGCGAGTAATTGAACAACAAATTCGTGATAAGGTAACGGATTTTTACCTTGACCACTTAGATGTCAAAAACTTGAAGGCTGATTTAGTGGATGATGAGATTGTGATATCGGCAGCTTAG